The Henckelia pumila isolate YLH828 chromosome 2, ASM3356847v2, whole genome shotgun sequence genome includes a window with the following:
- the LOC140885070 gene encoding protein trichome birefringence-like 16 isoform X2, giving the protein MRKLTWSIASSLFLDIFVDDAADSSMLLNSKELLMEEDSHSQVVERTERDKTTESSKRKNENKVTSSFEKQECNYAKGRWIADSRRPLYSGFGCKQWLSDMWACRLTQRTDFSYEGYRWQPENCEMPEFQGAEFLRRMQDKTVAFIGDSLGRQQFQSLMCMVTGGEERPEVEDVGWKYGLVKPPGAIRPDGWAYRFPDTNSTILFYWSASLCEIEPINATDPATEFAMHLDHPPAFLSRFLDHFDVVILNTGHHWNRGKFRANRWVMHAEGRPVTDRKLAEMGNAKNYAIQSIARWLDSSIHLRPQLKGFFRTISPRHFLNGDWNTGGHCDNLTPLTKGSEVFQEKSSDPVIEDSVEGTKVKILDITAISLLRDEGHISRFSIKALDGINDCLHWCLPGIPDTWNELLYAQL; this is encoded by the exons ATGCGAAAACTGACATGGTCTATAGCATCATCATTGTTTCTTG ATATTTTTGTGGATGATGCTGCTGATTCTTCAATGTTGTTGAATTCCAAGGAACTGCTGATGGAGGAAGATTCACATTCACAAGTAGTAGAACGCACAGAACGTGACAAGACTACAGAAAGttctaaaagaaaaaatgagaaCAAGGTGACCTCTTCATTTGAGAAGCAAG AGTGTAATTATGCTAAAGGAAGATGGATTGCAGACAGTCGGAGACCTCTGTATTCAGGGTTCGGATGTAAGCAGTGGCTGTCAGATATGTGGGCATGTAGATTAACCCAAcgaactgatttttcttatgaaGGTTATCGTTGGCAACCTGAAAACTGTGAAATGCCTGAATTTCAAGGTGCTGAATTTTTGAGAAG AATGCAGGACAAAACCGTAGCATTTATAGGAGACTCATTGGGTAGACAACAATTTCAATCTCTTATGTGTATGGTCACTGGTGGTGAGGAGAGGCCAGAAGTCGAAGATGTAGGATGGAAATATGGCCTTGTCAAACCACCTGGGGCCATTCGTCCTGATGGATGGGCTTATCGATTTCCTGATACCAATTCCACTATTCTATTTTACTGGTCAGCAAGCCTCTGTGAAATTGAGCCAATTAACGCCACTGATCCAGCCACTGAATTTGCCATGCATTTGGATCATCCTCCTGCCTTTTTGAGCCGATTTCTTGATCACTTTGATGTTGTTATCCTTAACACAGGACATCATTGGAACCGGGGGAAGTTCAGGGCAAACAGATGGGTGATGCATGCAGAAGGAAGGCCCGTCACAGATAGGAAACTTGCAGAAATGGGGAATGCAAAGAATTATGCAATACAAAGTATTGCCAGATGGCTTGATTCAAGCATTCACTTGCGTCCACAGCTCAAAGGTTTTTTCCGAACAATATCACCCAGACATTTTTTAAATGGGGATTGGAACACAGGAGGCCACTGTGATAACTTGACTCCGCTGACAAAAGGAAGCGAAGTATTTCAAGAAAAATCAAGTGATCCCGTTATCGAGGATTCGGTCGAAGGCACAAAGGTAAAGATTTTGGATATTACTGCGATTTCTCTGCTGAGAGATGAGGGTCACATATCTCGATTCAGTATAAAAGCATTGGATGGTATCAACGACTGCTTGCATTGGTGTCTTCCCGGAATTCCTGATACATGGAATGAACTACTTTATGCACAGCTATAG
- the LOC140885070 gene encoding protein trichome birefringence-like 14 isoform X1, with protein sequence MKGGQLGRFWGRQLSFIVAALVFTTMFFWCWESNPILMGLLSAPDQFATHTSDIFVDDAADSSMLLNSKELLMEEDSHSQVVERTERDKTTESSKRKNENKVTSSFEKQECNYAKGRWIADSRRPLYSGFGCKQWLSDMWACRLTQRTDFSYEGYRWQPENCEMPEFQGAEFLRRMQDKTVAFIGDSLGRQQFQSLMCMVTGGEERPEVEDVGWKYGLVKPPGAIRPDGWAYRFPDTNSTILFYWSASLCEIEPINATDPATEFAMHLDHPPAFLSRFLDHFDVVILNTGHHWNRGKFRANRWVMHAEGRPVTDRKLAEMGNAKNYAIQSIARWLDSSIHLRPQLKGFFRTISPRHFLNGDWNTGGHCDNLTPLTKGSEVFQEKSSDPVIEDSVEGTKVKILDITAISLLRDEGHISRFSIKALDGINDCLHWCLPGIPDTWNELLYAQL encoded by the exons ATGAAGGGCGGACAGTTGGGTAGATTTTGGGGAAGGCAGCTTTCATTTATAGTGGCTGCTCTTGTTTTCACCACCATGTTTTTTTGGTGTTGGGAGAGTAATCCAATTCTTATGGGCCTGTTATCCGCACCAGACCAGTTTGCTACGCATACATCAG ATATTTTTGTGGATGATGCTGCTGATTCTTCAATGTTGTTGAATTCCAAGGAACTGCTGATGGAGGAAGATTCACATTCACAAGTAGTAGAACGCACAGAACGTGACAAGACTACAGAAAGttctaaaagaaaaaatgagaaCAAGGTGACCTCTTCATTTGAGAAGCAAG AGTGTAATTATGCTAAAGGAAGATGGATTGCAGACAGTCGGAGACCTCTGTATTCAGGGTTCGGATGTAAGCAGTGGCTGTCAGATATGTGGGCATGTAGATTAACCCAAcgaactgatttttcttatgaaGGTTATCGTTGGCAACCTGAAAACTGTGAAATGCCTGAATTTCAAGGTGCTGAATTTTTGAGAAG AATGCAGGACAAAACCGTAGCATTTATAGGAGACTCATTGGGTAGACAACAATTTCAATCTCTTATGTGTATGGTCACTGGTGGTGAGGAGAGGCCAGAAGTCGAAGATGTAGGATGGAAATATGGCCTTGTCAAACCACCTGGGGCCATTCGTCCTGATGGATGGGCTTATCGATTTCCTGATACCAATTCCACTATTCTATTTTACTGGTCAGCAAGCCTCTGTGAAATTGAGCCAATTAACGCCACTGATCCAGCCACTGAATTTGCCATGCATTTGGATCATCCTCCTGCCTTTTTGAGCCGATTTCTTGATCACTTTGATGTTGTTATCCTTAACACAGGACATCATTGGAACCGGGGGAAGTTCAGGGCAAACAGATGGGTGATGCATGCAGAAGGAAGGCCCGTCACAGATAGGAAACTTGCAGAAATGGGGAATGCAAAGAATTATGCAATACAAAGTATTGCCAGATGGCTTGATTCAAGCATTCACTTGCGTCCACAGCTCAAAGGTTTTTTCCGAACAATATCACCCAGACATTTTTTAAATGGGGATTGGAACACAGGAGGCCACTGTGATAACTTGACTCCGCTGACAAAAGGAAGCGAAGTATTTCAAGAAAAATCAAGTGATCCCGTTATCGAGGATTCGGTCGAAGGCACAAAGGTAAAGATTTTGGATATTACTGCGATTTCTCTGCTGAGAGATGAGGGTCACATATCTCGATTCAGTATAAAAGCATTGGATGGTATCAACGACTGCTTGCATTGGTGTCTTCCCGGAATTCCTGATACATGGAATGAACTACTTTATGCACAGCTATAG
- the LOC140885070 gene encoding protein trichome birefringence-like 16 isoform X3, whose amino-acid sequence MEEDSHSQVVERTERDKTTESSKRKNENKVTSSFEKQECNYAKGRWIADSRRPLYSGFGCKQWLSDMWACRLTQRTDFSYEGYRWQPENCEMPEFQGAEFLRRMQDKTVAFIGDSLGRQQFQSLMCMVTGGEERPEVEDVGWKYGLVKPPGAIRPDGWAYRFPDTNSTILFYWSASLCEIEPINATDPATEFAMHLDHPPAFLSRFLDHFDVVILNTGHHWNRGKFRANRWVMHAEGRPVTDRKLAEMGNAKNYAIQSIARWLDSSIHLRPQLKGFFRTISPRHFLNGDWNTGGHCDNLTPLTKGSEVFQEKSSDPVIEDSVEGTKVKILDITAISLLRDEGHISRFSIKALDGINDCLHWCLPGIPDTWNELLYAQL is encoded by the exons ATGGAGGAAGATTCACATTCACAAGTAGTAGAACGCACAGAACGTGACAAGACTACAGAAAGttctaaaagaaaaaatgagaaCAAGGTGACCTCTTCATTTGAGAAGCAAG AGTGTAATTATGCTAAAGGAAGATGGATTGCAGACAGTCGGAGACCTCTGTATTCAGGGTTCGGATGTAAGCAGTGGCTGTCAGATATGTGGGCATGTAGATTAACCCAAcgaactgatttttcttatgaaGGTTATCGTTGGCAACCTGAAAACTGTGAAATGCCTGAATTTCAAGGTGCTGAATTTTTGAGAAG AATGCAGGACAAAACCGTAGCATTTATAGGAGACTCATTGGGTAGACAACAATTTCAATCTCTTATGTGTATGGTCACTGGTGGTGAGGAGAGGCCAGAAGTCGAAGATGTAGGATGGAAATATGGCCTTGTCAAACCACCTGGGGCCATTCGTCCTGATGGATGGGCTTATCGATTTCCTGATACCAATTCCACTATTCTATTTTACTGGTCAGCAAGCCTCTGTGAAATTGAGCCAATTAACGCCACTGATCCAGCCACTGAATTTGCCATGCATTTGGATCATCCTCCTGCCTTTTTGAGCCGATTTCTTGATCACTTTGATGTTGTTATCCTTAACACAGGACATCATTGGAACCGGGGGAAGTTCAGGGCAAACAGATGGGTGATGCATGCAGAAGGAAGGCCCGTCACAGATAGGAAACTTGCAGAAATGGGGAATGCAAAGAATTATGCAATACAAAGTATTGCCAGATGGCTTGATTCAAGCATTCACTTGCGTCCACAGCTCAAAGGTTTTTTCCGAACAATATCACCCAGACATTTTTTAAATGGGGATTGGAACACAGGAGGCCACTGTGATAACTTGACTCCGCTGACAAAAGGAAGCGAAGTATTTCAAGAAAAATCAAGTGATCCCGTTATCGAGGATTCGGTCGAAGGCACAAAGGTAAAGATTTTGGATATTACTGCGATTTCTCTGCTGAGAGATGAGGGTCACATATCTCGATTCAGTATAAAAGCATTGGATGGTATCAACGACTGCTTGCATTGGTGTCTTCCCGGAATTCCTGATACATGGAATGAACTACTTTATGCACAGCTATAG